From Carettochelys insculpta isolate YL-2023 chromosome 8, ASM3395843v1, whole genome shotgun sequence, a single genomic window includes:
- the VWC2L gene encoding von Willebrand factor C domain-containing protein 2-like isoform X7, giving the protein MQQLRRGMACLIHEACILLLLIPGLVTPAAINHEDYPADEGDQTSSNDNLIFDDYRGKGCVDDSGFVYKLGERFFPGHSNCPCVCTEDGPVCDQPECPKIHPKCTKVEHNGCCPECKEVKNFCEYHGKNYKILEEFKASYERR; this is encoded by the coding sequence ATGCAGCAGTTGAGGAGGGGAATGGCTTGTCTTATTCATGAAGCATGCATACTTCTGTTGCTAATACCTGGGTTGGTCACCCCAGCTGCCATCAATCACGAAGACTATCCTGCTGATGAAGGCGACCAGACCTCCAGTAATGACAATCTGATCTTTGATGACTATCGAgggaaaggctgtgtggatgACAGTGGCTTTGTATACAAACTGGGAGAACGTTTTTTCCCAGGGCATTCCAACTGTCCCTGTGTCTGTACTGAGGATGGACCTGTTTGTGATCAACCAGAATGCCCTAAAATCCACCCAAAGTGTACTAAAGTGGAACATAATGGATGCTGTCCAGAGTGCAAAGAAGTGAAAAACTTTTGTGAATATCATGGGAAAAATTACAAAATCTTGGAAGAATTTAAG